Genomic DNA from Theobroma cacao cultivar B97-61/B2 chromosome 3, Criollo_cocoa_genome_V2, whole genome shotgun sequence:
TAACTATTAGGCCATCATAACTACTAGACAGTATACATTTTGGGTCACTCTTTAGGACAGCTAATGAAGTGACATTCTTCATGTGTCCAGATAATTGCAATGGGGCCTTTTCGAGATTACTAGCAGAGAATATACTAATTGTACCACCTAGAGAGACAGTGACAAGATGATCATTCTGCCAAAGACATCCAACAAGCATGTCATCTACTCCACCTGAGCCAGAACATgtcaattttttcttcaacttCCCATTTCCATCCTCAGAGATCTCCCATACTTTTGCTGTCTTGTCAGCAGACACTGTCAGCAcctggaaaaaaaattactaattaaTCTTAAAAGCATATTTGAATGTTGTAAGACATCATAAGTATGCTGAGTAGAAAGAGCGCAGTAAGCTACAAAAAGGAAGCACGTCATGAAAGAAAACTATAACTTATGTAACTACAGATACACACTAAAATACATGCACAAAATGACAGAAAATGAAGGGGAGGGGGGTTTGGAAGCTTTCAATTGCTTTTGTTCTATAGGGTGATACTAGGGAAAATGCATGAATAGTAATCTAATTGCTCTACAAAATCTAAGTTGTGAACAAAAGATACAAGCTTGGTGTCATTAACAAAAATCAAGATGCAATATACCAGAATACCCAGTCATGAAAGACCAATCTAATGACATACAAATCATTCTGCATTGTACAATATTGGCAGCGAAAGCTCTACACTCTATTGTAATTGATCAGTTCCATAGAGGTCaatataaattctttttctaagCAGATACAAAGTGCATCAAGGAAAAATAGTAAGAGctgcaattttttttactcagatgcttaaaacataaagaaaaagaagaattcaaACACATTTAAGGGATATCAACTTGATAAGACTCTATTGAATTCAGTGCATATTTGTTCTTTCCTATGTTTTACAGCAACCTTTGACAAGAACCCAAATCTCATACAGCAATAATAGAAtgatttattcatattttcacTGTGCTTAAGTCTATTTTGGTGATATAGGTGCATATAACATCTACAATGGAATTCAACTGTCAAGCATAAAAGTCCTCACATGCTTACCTGTGTACCATCAGGACTCCAGCTAACAGCATAAATGCTGCCTTTGTGAGCATCTTCAGATGACAATTCTCCAATCTTCTCCCCACTTTTTCCATCAAATATGATACCCTTTTTATCAGAGCTAACTGTGATGAATTTGGTTCCATCGGGAGAAAATCTTACACAATTTACAAAATTGGAGTGATCTctgcaaataaaaaattgaaacatttcAGTTTATGCATTTATAGGTGAAATGAAGAATACACCAAAGTTCAGACAATCATAAACTCCAAACATTGGAGAGACAGATGAGTTTTACATATTTGTCTTTAAACATGGGGCGAAAGATGTGtaagtgtgtgtgtgtgtgtgtgtgtgtgttagagagagagagagagaataaaaataggttaatttgcataagaattaaaaaagCCATACAGTTAATTCTAAAACATGGCTCcatgtttccttttctttctttcttttttttttagtgaaaTCTATTTTAAACCATGAGTGATTGAGCAGAATCAATtgaagttgttttaaaatggTTATTGCATTCTTGTTTGCCTGaccaaaacttgtttttagttaCCAACAAATTGTAGCTGCAATATGAAGAGATAGTTCTCATCAGGACCCAATCTTGCCAACTTGCCAGATACCATGTTTCCTAAAAGGATACCAACTTCACTCAACAGTCATCCTCTTTTTTTCAATCATGTATGCAAAGGAAAATAACagattttcatttaaaataatgtgtgcacataaagaaaagaatacCCAAAATTCTCGTGCCACCATAGCCATGCTTTGGTCAATCAACTATTAACAAAATTGTCATTAAGACAGGGAGGGTTGCCTAGGCCTAACTCCAATCAGACCGAGGGAGgcaaaagttaaaaagaaacaacaaaacCCTTATGATTAACACATACAATAATAAGGAAAATTTATGTACATATCAGTTGAGATAGCCTAAAGTATTAGAGTGATTGGCATAAATTGCACAAAGATTTTCTCCTAGAGAAATGCACATGGAGACCCCCTAGGAGGAGGTTGTGGCTCATTTGCAAGTATTTGGCTACagtaaattatcattttggcTAAAGATTGCAATGTGTAAAAACACTAATCAACAAAGTTTCTTTTCAATTCTGTACCCCCTAAAAAAAACTCCCTTTATGATTCCATCCATTATCAGAAGTATGTGAAAGAGACCTTTTCAGACCCAAAACGTCAAGGAAACAGCTTCTTTCTTTATAACAAACCTGTGAGATAGTTTGAATCTAAAGGGTGGGCCTTCATAAAAATTCACCAAAAAGTCCTCTCCACATGTTACAATACGAAATGGTCTAGTTGGCTTGAAGGAACAACTTAGAACTCGTCTTGAATGACCATCAAATTCGCCCACATTAGTGCCTGAATCCCACCTATGCAAGATAATGTTCATCAGCTATATAACAATAACAGCATGAGAATGTGGGCTAGATAAAGAACACCATTGCAAAATCTTTTTGCATGGAAAGTAAAAGTTTCAATCTCTTCCCCTGTAATCTATCATAAATCAAAGGTCAAGGAATTATGACCTCAGTGTCCATGCATCTCTAacattaaaattcaaaatcccTTGTTACTCTCACTTTTAAATGATGTGTCAAGTAAGGTGACCATATTTTCACATATgttcaaatttcttgaaagCGAGTAGGCATATGGACCAGCATGCAGGTAAATGTGACTGATTTGTTAACGAAGCAAATGTGTGAATGGAAATAGGGTCATCTGTAAGGTAATTATGCAAGCACCAAGTCCTACATATACTCTAGCAATTGGGGATTTATATTTGCTACATTATTAGAGTATAGATCCAACAAACTCTCATTAAAACTAAATCACATGCTGCCACGTCATTACTAATTGAACTTAAAACTTTGAGAGTATGCCAAAACAAATCCTATCTTTCCTAATTAAACTTGTAAGTATTTATTTCTACGTAATCTTAGGGTAGCACATTTTGTTCATCGACAGTGTCTAAAATCAAAAATCTTATCCTCAAATTGAATCTATATACTGATAGagtatcaaatataaatccaAACAATTGGAATACGAAATGGGTTTGATAGATATAGTATTCAGAGTCTAGACcatataaaaggaaaaacaacaagaaaagaaaactcacATAAAAGCGCGAACAAGAGACTTCCCTTTGCCATCACCAGAGGCGACAATCCGCATCCCATCAGGAGACCATTGGAGATCATCGATCCGACCCGACAAAACCTTGAACTCTTTCTTCAGCACGTGGTCATTGTGGGTCCCCCAGATCCTGACAGTGCCCGACACGTCAGCCGATGCGATCCACTCTCCGTTGGGCGAGAACCGCGCCACGGTGGCCGGGTACGCATGCTCCCCGTAAATAGCGACGTTGAGTGGATTGTTAAGGTCGAGAATGATGACGGATCGCCCGTTGGTGTAAAGAACCCTGTTGGACTTGGGGTCGCCCGAGATGAGGATCCCACGGCCCCGCTCGGTTGATGGGACGCAAGCGTAGGTCTCAGCGAGCTCTGGCATTGGGTTTCtaactttttatttgataatttgATTGGGAAAAGGAAATGGGGGAGCTGAGAAGGGATTGTGGTGAAAGGGAAAGTATAGAGTGTGGGGTCTGGGGATCAGAGGCAGGGGAAGAGTGAGGGGTTTTTGAATagtaaatggttttatattcGTGGGGTGGGAGTGCAGGGCACGAAGTAGAAATGATGTGATCGATTTGGGGGTGGATGAATGTTTTAGCTATAGCTTTTGGGACTGTTGGGCTTGGCCAAAACTGTAATACGTCATGATCAACTAGATAAAGCGCAGAAACAATATTCAACACTTGGTTTACAGTGGGTATAGCCGTGACCATCATCACCAACAGTGGATTATTatcatgatttaaattttttggcaGTGGATTGTTCGTGGTTATAAACGTTTAACCTTCTGCCTGGatttaaaaaagattaaaatttgggtcgattatatattaataattgaattcAATGTCTACCAAGCCAACCTAACAATTAATTTTGCTCTTCCtgtgtttctttcttctcatttGCAGACATTTCAACAAGGTGAAAAGTGCTCAACTTCCCTCCTAGTATAAGTTCTGAAGGAGAAGGGCTTCCAAACACCATATTCAAGCACATTTATATTTCTTCTTAGTTTCTTTAGTTTTCAGCACTTTCAATCTTGTAAATTGTAATTTCTTATCTTTGTTGTAGTTATCGAATAGGTGAGAAACTGAGAATTCTTAGGATATTTGTTGTAGATATCCAAGTTTGTATCCAAAATTTGTCTCTACAGAATTGGTGGGACGAATTGAGAAGTTATGAGTCCAGGAAGAAGAACTCAAGCTTGGGAAGATGATTGACCTTCAGAAGGTGAAGTGTTTGAAATGGATAACCACAGGTCTTGACTCAAGCCATGCTTACGACGGCTTTCCAAGAAGCTTTGCTCAGTATCATTGGTAAGGTATGTAATTCCATTAACTTGTCAGAAGGAGAGGAAGAAAAGCGGTACATATGTTTCTAGAAATGTCAGATTCGTTCGTTTTAGAAATGAGGCTGTACAGTGTCTTATATACATAGGGTAAAGATaagcaagagagagaaaagaattaGCTAACTAATTAATACATTTAATGGTATctaattaacttttaaattcCTATTAGTGTAATGTGAGTTTCACCTATACAACGGAGAAAGGTTGGCTACTTATTTAAACGGTGCGTTTTGAGCACCAAGCGTCCAGCTTCTATTTTGTTCTTCCATTTTGGGTTTCTGACTCTGTTCTTCAGGCATaatgttttcttctttgctctATGTTTGGactttattaattttggaCTTATTTCTTCAATTCCTTTTGATACTCTCCCTCAAGAAAAGGTGTGAATGTTTTAAATGGTGAAATGCctcatactttgatatggtgataaataaaattgatcgGATGCGAATTGAGACATAATAAAGAACTTTGGGAACCAAAAagataagataaaatttttaaaataaaataatattttattaataaaataatattaaaatattaatatttagtcggATGTTGAAATCAATCATGAAGAAAAATCATAcagttgatccaagtgggggagaagatgtcaagcctgattctgtaaaatatttgtcatgacatacatgtgatggatagcatgtttgcatgctaggaaagttccgaagaatttataaaagtcgatattgtatttagaagtacaacaaagttgatttaagcctcgaactaaatcaaatagagattttatggtgaaattaaaaattttaaaatcccagaatgacttagaatGGTGATTCGGGATTCgagaatcaatttggagtcaaatcgaaaatttcactatctagggataaaacggtaattttaccactcgaggacaaaatggaaattttttttaaagattttgattatatttgacttattggagtatgatttgaggttgagaagtgaaaaaatggTGATCCCGGTAttttttggagtataggggtaaaatggtaattttgccaccccatgggcaaaattgtaatttttcaccaccacaacacttgtccagcacatggattttatccaattttatcatggataattaaaaggaatttatatggtggagagagaaagcttaataattaagaaataaaaatagaccaatgaaatggtgacacatggcatatttataaccattaaatatttagctttaaaattacacaaaatcagcccatttctcattcatatggccggccaaaaaacaacaaaggaggaaaggaaaaaaacaagaatcctaggtgggaaaattaaaaaaaaaatgtgggatttcaagggattaagctaataaaggtaaaatttcttgattttgacttgtgatttacactacccatgctttttttttttcatttttcatggttagatttcatgttttcatggtgaattcatggctggttggaatgggtatggagagagaatgaagttggattgatttgattctaagttatgttagtgtttttagttagtttatcaTGTGTAGAaacaaaccaacaagaaaaattcattttctcccattacccatcattggccgaattttctagggaggatattgtggctgaaattgatgatatttcatgatattttagtgatatttgatgtttggtgaggctagaaattaaataggaaattttggtgtgaaaattcaaagttttGCTTAACGTATaaacatgtgtgattattgatccgggactgataaattgaatctcattcacagtcactgaggtaatttaggtataattagAGTGtaaaaagtgagaagaattaattcggagttaaattggagatctAGCTGATTAGGCCgagtatagtgtgacttaggtcgaatatcacattttagtgattaataggacattttgcatcccatcgaatgcattcatttagatttagagagcctgaaatagtttatgataaattgatataatttATTGACATTCGTGTCatgtatgatgtataggtggtgagccctctaacaagggtaaaggattgtgcttgaagactgagAATAGaagtatatcgaactcctagtactgtgagtaaccttaccatcatttttattatctaaagtatgtttttattcagttttggtgaaattttatgaaaatgagtttaaatggtaaatctttgtgttttacaaacaaaatgtatttacatgaaaagatttataaattgtcttgaaacgaaataacaattttgaaaatagagtaattggagaccaccggtatgttgtaaatttatgattggaatttgatggcttatgttatattgttattgtgttggcatgactagTTGGattgtgttttatgaattgtatggaTTGtcttattttacccttgcaggttgggtagtaaaatattagccctgtcatgctatcaaaattttattgtatggtgggtttagtttGCTGCAATAGGCtgattctgtggaccagcctattagaggggcacgaaatctggatatttatatattttacctcgattggagaggtGGGTaaggtaactcccgaggtatgactttagagttcacttcacgctaaaccactaCGGGAGGGGGAACtaggccaacgccaaggaacgactatattttcaaaatgaaaacatgttttatgtgtacataacttttcaatagccttggcggactcggtttgggatagccctcggccaaggtatccctgataattgagtatgataatggtttctggcacgagccaagcttttaagatactcataagctatattaatgtttttaaatgaaatgaatatttgtgTTCTGAAAAAACatatttggatgaaatgttGTACTAGTCTcctgttactcgcctttagatattttaaatgatatttgtttactcactaagattttataatctcaccaccctcattttcacccatttcaagcatcaggatagtcggtaaatagctcatttcatcgaggactacaatTGGATTAGCATCCTCAAAATATGTAGGTTCAATTCTTTTGACACTTTTAGTCgtttgtgggcccacgtgtcactgcaaatttaattttatactttagttatctatattacaatatatatgaattattttgctttttcactgtaaaaaattatttacgcagtattctaaaaatattgttttatgaaaaaaattaaatattttattctatatctttattatattcaaatagttataatttcattttaaatgaaagttttagacgtttaaatttattttttattatgaattatatgttttatactcacttactacatttttagcagatttcaaaacttttgaggaaaaatgaccaaaatgctcCTGTGAGatagaaatcattttttttttttgatttcaGTTGGAAAtatcttaaattcttttagaacatgatatttggtaaCGGTTGCTCACCAGGGaaaagagaaactgatattaaagtattgtggggttccgattgacaatctgggtaatgagtgtcgatcgggacaacgcgacgattgtcataggctcgatgggagttctaggtcgtgacaattagaTTGGtgtcagagcttttggttttaaagatcaaagcttttggttttaaagatcaaagcctttggttttaaagatcaaagtacaaagctttttgttttaaagttgttttaaaaaaaactacaatgtcagtgtggccccgagttaagataagttaggtttgatagaatagaatacgtgcattGCCAAatagaatttggagttgtttagactcgttctgtttcttcttatagTTCTTATGGGAGTTATAGGAACTATTGTTCTCAATAATCCACTtccttgttaatgtcatgcaaaggtcataagtagggCTATTTTCGGGTTTAAGATGTCACCCGTGACACGAGTCAGTGTTGGAGAGATCTTAAAacaaatgctcctaatgaaagattaatgaaatgatatttcCCTCCGATTAAGGATGGAGAAAATTTGGAGTTGGTCTAATAAgccgtgataatttattcatttggtagagttataattgaactcatggttgttaattgaaaaaagatttggggactatggattgtattggggttaatataaaggagcacgtgtgataatggtaataaggaGATTGATAACACAACATCGAcgtgaattcgaggacgaattctatttaagtgggggagattgaaatgccccatactttgatatggtgataaataaagttggttGGATacgaattgaggcataataaggaactttgggaaccaaagagacaagataaattttttagaataaaataatattttattaatgaaataatattaaattattaatatttagccggatgtcgaaatcagtcatgaagaaggatcatatgattgatccaagtgggggagaagatgtcaagcctgactttgtaaaatatttgtcatgacatacatgtgatggatagcatgtttgtatgctaggaaagtctcgaagaatttacaaaagtcgatattgtacctagaggtacaacaaagttgatttaagcctcgaactagatcaaatagagattttaaggtgaaattgaaaattttaaaatcctaGAATGACTTAGAATGGTGATTCGaggttcgaggattaatttggagtcaaaccgaaaatttcactatctaggggcaaaatggtaattttgccactcgaggacaaaatgaaaattttttttaaaagattttgattatatttgacttattggagtatgatttgaggttgagaagtgaaaaaatggTGATCCCGATATTTTTCGGAATATAGGgataaaattgtaattttgtcaccctatgggcaaaattataattttctaCCACTAGAACACTTGTCCAGCGcatgaattttacccaattttatcatggaaaattgaaggaatttatatggtggagagagaaagcttaatagttaagaaataaaaatggaccaatgaaatggtgacacatagcatatttataaccattaaatatttagctttaaaatttacacaaaatcagtccatttctcattcatatggccggccaaaaaagaaaaaaggaggaaaggaaaaaaacaagaatcctaggtaggaaaattgaagaataagtgtgggatttcaagggattaagctaataaaggtaaaatttattgattttgacttgtgatttacactatccatgctttctttttcatttttcatggttagatttcatgttttcatggtgaattcatggctggttggaatgggtatggagagagaatgaagttggattgatttgattctaagttatgttagtgtttttagttagtttatcatgtctagaaacaaaccaacaagaaaaattcattttctcccattacccatcattggcNCTCTCCcattacccatcattggccgaattttctagggaggatattgtagctgaaattgatgatatttcatgatattttggtgatatttgatgtttggtgaggctagaaattaaatggaaaattttgatgtgaaaattcaaatttttgctTAACGAATAGACATGTGCGATTATTGACccgagactgataaattgaatctcattcacagtcactgaggtaatttaggtataattggagtgtagaaagtgagaagaattgatttggagttaaattggagattttagccgattagGCCGAGTATAGTGTGGcttaggtcgaatatcacatttaagtgattaatcggacattttgcatcccatcacatgcattcatttagatttagagagcctgaaatagtttatgataaattgacacaatttattaaaattcgtgtcacgtatgatgtataggtggtgagccctctaacaagagTAAAGAGATTGTGGCCGAAGATCGGGAATAGGAttatatcgaactcctagtactgtgagtaaccttaccatcatttttattatctaaagtatgtttttattcgattttggtgaaattttatgaaaaggagtttaaatggtaaatctttgtgttttacaaacaaaatgtatttacatgaaaggattttataaattgtctttgtcacgacctggaactccccatcgggcccgtgacaaccgtcgcgaagcCTTTatagacattcttcaccccgaatgccaatcgaaacctcgcaaggctctcgtatcaacTTTCGCACTTTCctggtgagcaatagttatcaaatatcgtaattcgaaggattacgagtcatttccaaatcagaacataacatattgttttcttgctCACAAGGGCGTTTTAGTaatttttcgttgaaaatctcaaaacttgctaaacatgtagtaggtaagcagaaaatatatatttagtgatttaaaaacaaattaagtatctaaaatgttcatttgaagtgaaaatttgaccatttgaatataataaaaatattcaataaaataaactattttcttgtaaaataatttttataaagttatcggtacataattcttatagtgtaaaagttaattatattcatatatactataaagcaaataaccaaagcataaaattacttttacagcgACACGTGAGCCCACATCTAACAAAAATGTATCAgaagctgaaaacctacaaCTTTTGCcaattcaagtccaaatgaaggtccttgtcaaagtcggctaactatggaattccccgagcctaaaatgtgaggaaatgagggtggtgagattataaaatcccaatgagtaaacaggcaccatctaaactatctaaaggcgagtaaatggagacaaattaaaataagtcatcatattgtaattacattacctttcaactcatttcacccaaataaataaataagtttatgatttcctgaaaagcttggctcgtaccaaaaatcattttcatactcagttatcaaggataccttgatcgagggttATCCCAACCCAGTtcgtcaaggctgttaaatgtctttacatctgaaattttagccatgccttggcgttggctgagtctcactctcacgcggtggtccacgtgaagtgctctcaaatctttaccttatgagatacttcatccaacatctccccccggaggtaaatatataattgagttaccgtgcccctcaaataggcagtccacggaaacccccaccattgcagtgactatggattattttatctaccacctgatttataaaatttttttttgcatgaCATGataatttatcgcaacctagcctctcaaggctgaatacaatacaaataattctaacaccaaaatcaatttagccattcatgctcatatattgtcataagccattcaatttaaaaccataaatttacaatacaagcaggcagtctccaattactctattttcaaaactagtattcaattttccaaaaatttataaaatcattttataaaatcacaatttctcctaaaacatagcaatttaccatttaaacccatttttcataaaatcacacaattgtataaaactactttagataattaagacgataaaaagtttactcacagttctaggagtcgatgtactcctaatctcagtcttcaagcacaatctctgtacttttaccagtgtaatttactcaccacatatccacaatgtacaatacataattcaccacatcaatgcttgaccattataaaatcaattcaggctcggtgtatatgcatgatatgatatgcaacttattcgactaccgcttaaatgcggtgctgacctaattcagcctattacccgattaaatgacaattgtgtctaatttggctccaaattgctccatttcgtttctaatatttcaattcactaaatacaattccaataatctaaaattcaacctaacaaccctcacaattcctcttgaaaatttcggccattgtggtgcactatcactaaaaattttcccattccattttctcaccataaatcatcatttcatcaatctttcaaccaa
This window encodes:
- the LOC18604282 gene encoding actin-interacting protein 1-2; the encoded protein is MPELAETYACVPSTERGRGILISGDPKSNRVLYTNGRSVIILDLNNPLNVAIYGEHAYPATVARFSPNGEWIASADVSGTVRIWGTHNDHVLKKEFKVLSGRIDDLQWSPDGMRIVASGDGKGKSLVRAFMWDSGTNVGEFDGHSRRVLSCSFKPTRPFRIVTCGEDFLVNFYEGPPFRFKLSHRDHSNFVNCVRFSPDGTKFITVSSDKKGIIFDGKSGEKIGELSSEDAHKGSIYAVSWSPDGTQVLTVSADKTAKVWEISEDGNGKLKKKLTCSGSGGVDDMLVGCLWQNDHLVTVSLGGTISIFSASNLEKAPLQLSGHMKNVTSLAVLKSDPKCILSSSYDGLIVKWIQGVGYSGKLQRKENSQIKCFAAADEEIVTSGFDNKIWRISLRGDQCGDADSVDIGSQPKDLSLALLSPELALITTDSGVVMLRGTKVVSTLNLGFAVTASAVAPDGSEAIIGGQDGKLRIYCITGDTLKEEAVLEKHRGALTVIRYSPDFSLFASGDANREATVWDRVSREVKLKNMLYHTARINCLAWSPNSSMVATGSLDTCVIIYEVDKPASSRMTIKGAHLGGVYGLAFTDEYSVVSSGEDACVRVWKLTPQ